DNA sequence from the Oceanipulchritudo coccoides genome:
AAAGCGGTCAAGCGTCCGGTTACCTTAAAGGAAATCAAGGCCCATCCGGAGCTTGGTAAAATGAAGGTGGCCCAGCGAGGAATGCGCCTCTCCATCCAGCCCGTTGACAAGGCCCATTACGATATTATACAGAAGGAATTCTGGGGTTGATAAGACTGCCTGAAGGCGGGACTTCAGCCTAGGACTCAGGACAGCTTCACCGGCAGGAGAGCGGCATCGCGCATGCCATGGATGATCTTCTTATCAGCCGGACAAAAGGTGGCCAAAACCCCGCCGGTTTCGACTTGCTCACCCTCGACAAAATAATACGGGCAAAGCCGAAGGCGCCCATTCATTTGAAACAACTCCCCTTCCGGGCTGAATACAGGGTGTTTTAATCTGGCTGGTTTCTTGTATTCCTGAAGTAGATACAGGTTATCCCCGGCACCTTCCAGCGCTTCCTTGATCCCGTCGAGCCATTCCTCCCGGGAGGCATCGCTTCCATATAGCACGCTTCTCGCTCCCCAGGCATTTTCATGAAAACCGCTCAGTTTCATGATCAAGTTTCTTTCCTTCTGTGAGGCATCCGCCAGCTGCTCCCACTTATAGATGGGATTGCCTCCGATATGGGGCGCGTCCAGCACGGCATTGGGGGGCAAATCAACAGGGTCCATGATCCAGCCCTTTGGAATGATCCGGTTCAATAACTTAAAACTGGGCTTGCTGAGGTTCTCACGCCAGAAGTGCTCCAGCCGCGGATGATGGAAGAGAACAAGGTTCAGCTTCTCTTCCTGAAAATGTCTCATGGGCGGGGTTACCGCTAGCGGAGCACCGTCTTCAAGCATTTGCAGGATATGCCGCGAGATTGGAATGTTATCGAGGTCGAACAGCTCCCAGAAGCGATATAGCACATCAATTTCCTCCGGGTTCCCATCGATGTCCGCGCACAATGTATCCCCAACGGGAAAGACATCGCCGGGATGAAGACAATAAACCCGTTTCCCATGCGTCTGGAGGCGTCGGGCCAACCACTCCATTTCCGGACGGTAAGTGGAGGCTTCATCCGAGACAACAATGGCAACAACAGGATACTCCTTGTCCGGACGAAGCGAGGCCATCGATGAGTAGAAGGCATGCACGATTCGCTCCTCTGCGCCGACAATGCCGGGCTCGGGGGCGTACAAGTCATTGAGGAACGCCGTCAGCCCGATACCGCCGGGAACCGAGTCAACCTCAGTCAATGCAAAGCCCTCCTCCGTTGCCAGCAGATCCGGTCGGATAACCATTGGCTGGCTCCGGCGCATGGTCTTTGAGCGCGCATGGCGCACCAGCCAGTCGGGCTTTCCCCGATCCAGATAATCGGCTACCCAGGGAGCCTTCAGCTCGGCATTGCGGAGAAGATTCTTGTTCTCGTGAGAGCGTGTGTAAAGAAGCTCAGAGGCACGGTAAAACTCAAGACATGCCTGCCCTATCTGATGAATCTCCTTGATCTGCTTTTTATCCAAAGGCCATGCCTCTGGAGAAATCCGCCAGGTCTTGTCCTCAAATAGGCTCTGCGCCCCAAAGGCCTTTTTCAGTGCCTCATATGTCAGTCCGTCACTCAATGGTCGCGTTTCCCAATTAAAAATTCCAAACCAGAACCCTAGTCCTCGATCTTGATATCCTTGTTCCGGCTTGTCGGACACCCAGCCCGAAGCCAAGCGTGGATAAACCGGTCCAAGTCACCATCCATCACCTGCTGGATGTTCGACGTGTCGACGCCCGTGCGCAGGTCCTTCACCATTTGGTAGGGTTGAAAAACATATGACCGGATCTGGTTGCCCCAGCCAATTTCGCCCTTGGCCCCGTAGAACTTCTCCATCTCGGCACGCTTTTCATCCTCGTACTTTTCATACAGGCGTGACTTGAGCATCTTCAAGGCGGTCGCCCGGTTCTTCAGCTGTGAGCGCTCGTTCTGGCACTGGACAACAATATTCGTCGGAAGATGGGTCATCCGGACAGCTGAATCAGTCTTGTTGACATGCTGCCCGCCTTTACCGGATGCGCGGTATGTATCAACACGCAGGTCTTCATCCTTGATCTCCACGTCAATGTCATCATCCAACTCGGCGATCACATCCACTGCGCAGAAAGAGGTGTGGCGGCGGGCATTGCTGTCAAAGGGACTGATCCGGACAAGGCGGTGCACTCCGCGCTCAGCCTTGGCATAGCCATAGGCATTGGCTCCGATAATCCGGATGGTGGCATGGCTGATTCCTGCTTCCTCCCCGGGTGAGAGGTCATCCGTTTCCACCGTGTAGCCACTTCGTTCCGCCCAGCGGACGTACATCCGGTAGAGCATATCCGCCCAATCACAGGATTCGGTCCCACCGGCTCCGGCATTAATGGACAAGATCGCGTTATTGCGGTCCATTTTACCTCCCAGGAAGCTCTGGATTTCAAGCGCGTCGAGATCTTTGACCATCTTCCCAACGCTCTCAACGATCTCCTTGAAATACTCCTGACCATCCTCATCATCAGCGTCCTCAACCAACTCCACGAGCGTTTTCACATCGTCTATGCGCTCATGGAATTTCTTGATGGGCTGGATCCGCGCCTTGGTATGGCTGACTTCCGTCACGACCTTGTTGGCCGCCTCTTGATGGTCCCAAAAGTCCTGTTGGGCCATCTTCTCCTCGAGCGAGGCAATTTTTTCCTCCTGCTTGGGGACGTCAAAGATACCTCCACAGGTGTCCGGCACGCCGTGTGATTTCTTCCAGCTGATTTCGAATTTCAGAATCAATAACCATACACCGAGAAGTGATTCAAACTCAGTTGCTTTTCAAGTCCCAATAGGGATTCAGGCAGGATTTACGACAAGGCTTTGACCTCTCGCCAAATTTTAAACTAACTACCTGCGAAAATGAGTGGTCCCCAATTGGCAATTCTCGGTGGAATCTGGCTCAGCCTGCTTTACTCAGCTGCTGTCATGCCTGCTTCCGTTTGGGTTATCCAGGTCACCGTCAGCCGAACATGGATGGCCGGGATTGCTTCGGCCTTGGGACTTTCCCTTGGCCAGTTGCCATGGTGCCTCCTGGCGAGTGTTTTGCTCTTTCAGTATCCCCTTTTCTGGCAGGAAATGGATTTCCACCTCAGGGCAATCGCGGTTCTTTTCCTATTCTGGATGGCATACCGTTGCATCAAGGCCCCCGAAGTCAGGTTACTGAAGACAGCCACCACGGCCAATATCTCAGGCCTCTTCGTCATGAGCTTTTGGCGCAGCTTGATCATGCCCTGGCGTTTCCCACTCTGGGCGGCCTTTATTCTATCGGTCGGAATCCATTTGCGCGGACCCGGATGGATGGCCGCCTGCCTCTTTTCACTCGGAGCGGTTGTCGGGCAGATGCTTTGGCATCTTCACTTCATCGTTGTCGCAGGGCTATTCGGCCATCGCGTCCCGGAAGATATTTCCCTTCGTTCGCTCAACAAGTTACGCCTTCTTTCCGCAACCGTTACCGCGGGTCTGGGTTTTATCATTCTTGCCCCAATTGCCTTTCCTCCCATTTAAGTAATGATGTTTCGAATACATTTCTTGCTGTGCCTTGGTGTGTGTTTCTTCACCGGATGTCGCCCGTTCGGCAAGGCCACGACTGGCTCCATCATCCCCGACCTGGAGCTTGTCTCAGTTTATCCGGTTGAATCCCCCACACTTCTTGAACCGTCGGGAATGACCCTGCATGACGGGCGCCTCTATGCGGTCGCTGACAAGGTTAACAACCAGATATTCCGGGTGGAACTTGAGGGAAATGTGGCAAGGCTCGTTCCGCACATCCAGTTTTCTCCACCGGATCGCCGCACCATGGACTGGGAGGGAATCACATCGGATCCCGGGGGAAGCTTTTACCTGATTTCTGAGGAACGCGGCAGGCTCCTGCGTGTCACCGCGGACGGGACGGCCGTTTGGATAACCCCGGACCTGAGGAATAAGGGACGGTCACTTGGCTTGTTTGCGAAGAGTAATGCCGGTTTTGAAGGCGTAGCATGGCTCGGCCCAAACCACTGGATCGGAGCTGCCGAAAGGGAAAAACGGGGACTGGTCGAATGGAGCGGATTGGACAGCTCCCTGGAGATCGAGGCACAGCTCCACATGGAATCTCCCTACAAAGGGGCTCTCCCGCTCATGCGGTTACCCGATTTTTCAGGCCTGCATGCGGACAATTCAAACCTTTACGCACTATTCAGAAATGCCCATCTGGTCGTTCAGCTGGAGAAGCGGGACGGTGTATGGGAAGAAACAGCGGCCTGGGGCTTTGAAAACATCGAAACTGATCCTCGCTGGGCATACCGGTCACAAACCTATGGTCAGGCCGAGGGGCTTGTTGTCGATGGCTCTGATGTGTTTCTAATCCTTGATAACAATCGAGGTGGAAAGCAATCCGACCCGGCCGACCGGAGGCCGTTGCTGATTCATGCCCGAATACCCGATGGGCACTAGCCCTTGAGCACTTCGTAAACAGGTTCGTAGGGAAGCCCGAACGCTTCCGCAACGCCGTGGTGCGTGATGGTGCCGCGGACAATGTTGGCCCCCATGGCAATGCTCTTGTGCTGCCGTATCGCGGCAGCAAAGCCCTTGTCCGCCAGTTCAAGCGCGTAACGGATCGTGGCATTGGTCAGGGCCATGGTTGATGTCATTGGCATTGCTCCCGGCATGTTGGTGACACAGTAATGAACAATTCCGTCCACCGTGTAAATCGGGTCACGATGCGTTGTTGGACGAGAGGTCTCCGTTGATCCCCCTTGATCAATCGCCACATCCACAATGACCGCCCCGGGTTTCATGATCTTAAGCGTCTCTTTGGTGATCAGTTTTGGGGCCTTGCCTCCAGGTATTAAAACACTCGATACAACCAGATCCGCATCGGCGAGCGTCTTCCGAAGGTTTGCCTTGTTGGACATCATGGTGATCACATTCGACGGCATGACATCGCTGTAGTAGCGAAGCCGTTCCAGGTTGACATCCAGCACATAAACAAGGCTCCCCAGCCCGGCCGCCATCTTGGTTGCATTCATGCCGACGACCCCGGCTCCAAGAACAACCACCGTAGCCGGCGGCACTCCAGGCACCCCGCCCAGAAGTATTCCTCGTCCACCATGTGCCTTCTCAAGATACTTCGCACCCTGTTGCACCGCCATCCGGCCGGCCACTTCGCTCATTGGTGTTAAGAGTGGCAGCTGGCCCTTGTTGTCGACAATTGTCTCGTAGGCAATCGCGATGCACTTGGTCTCGATGATTGCCCGGGTCAGTTCCTCGGAAGCGGCAAAATGGAAATACGTGAAGACAATCTGGTTTTCACGAATATGCCCGAACTCGCTCATTTGTGGCTCTTTGACCTTGAGGACCATCTCCGCGGTTGACCAGACTTCACCAGCTGAGCCCAGGATGGCCGCTCCAGCCTCCGCATACTCCTCATTGCTAAATCCGCTTCCCTCGCCTGCGCCTGCTTCAACCAGTATGCTGTGTCCACGATCGCAGAAGGCTTCCACTCCCGCAGGGGTCAAAGCTACGCGGTTTTCATCCGCCTTCACTTCCTTAACTACACCGACTTTCATAAAACACCTTTTCCTGAGAATACCTTAGCCATCCTCTTCGTCAACGCGGCTCAGATAAAAAAAACCACCGGTGGGAATGTCCCACCGATGGTCGAAACCACAAAGCTGATAAAATACCGCCCGGGATTATTTAGGAGCGTAGGCCCAGCCACCATCGCTGGAGATCGCGCCACCCGGCATGTAGATGTATTTGCCAATGTCCATGACCCAGATCCATGGATCTGCATCCACATTGATCCAGCCCATCCAGTCACCGGTATTGACCCATGGGTCGCTCTGCATGCTGGTCTGAAGCGCCTGGGCATTTTCAAACCCGAGTTCGTAGAAGTTGATGCGGCTTCCCCAAGTATGGCAATCCGTGCAGGTAAGGGCCATTTCCTTTGGAGCCACCATGTGATTCTGGATCCAGAACATTTCCGTATCGACGATGCCAACCGGTCCCACAAAGGTGCGTCCGACATAATCCATACCGGAAGTCAGTGCGGCATCCCAGTCAAAGGCCTTCCAATAGGCAGTCGTGTCTTCCGCATTGTTCGGGAAGAGATTCGGCACGGCAAAGGTGTTCGCCCCAGCGTCGTAAGGCTGACGGCCGACAAAGCGCTTTACCGGGAAAATGTAGGCATTGTCATCATTGATGTCTCCACCAAGCTTGTTGATGGTCACACGGCCTGCTGGTAATTGATCATCGAGAAGTGTGTAAGTGACTGTTCCGTTGAACCACTTTGTTTCCGGGATGACATTTTCCTTCCAGATGAAGGACCCCTTCTTGGTGTCATAGATGACGTTTCCGTCAGCGTCCCTCGTGACAATCTGAGATCCATCAGGATTCTTCTGCCCGGCTGTAGTCCAGTCCCAGTACATTTTGGTTGCCTTGCCGCCGCGAGCATAGGCCGGAATGTGACAGGTCTGACAGGCCACCGTATCGGCGTGCGTGTTGAGGAAGCCGTTTGCGTGAACCGGTCCCTCTGCCTCGTGGCAGTTCTTACACATCATGTTGTCAGGAGCAGCCTGCGAGTAGCGGGAGCCCACGATGTCGTGCGGGTTGTCCTCGTCCGGGGCGTGACAATCCGAGCAGACCATGTTTCCACCGTCGGCACTCATGTGCACGTCAAGCTCGCGGGATGGATTCAAAAGCGATGAATCCATGCTGCCATGTTTCACCCCTTCACCACCACCTCCGTAGAAGTGGCAGATACCACAGTTGTTGCGGTCTGGCAAATCGACACTGCGTGCCACCGCAGTCAAGTCGACTCCTGGATCAGGCGCACCGGCCCCGGTCGGAACCTTCTTGTAGGTACCCGTCTGGTCATGACAAACCAAGCAGTCAATTTTGCTCGGATCATCGAAATCAAATGTATTGTCCGCGTAACCGACACCAATGTGGCAGCTTGTGCAACGCGGCTCGTTCGAGGCAACCGCGATACAGTAGTTGTTAATCACGTTCTTCTTGCCAACAACCTGGCCGGTTGCCGAATCGGTCTTCTCCCAGGTCCAGTGCAGGCTGTTCATGACATCCGACTGCAGGTTCGGGTGGAAGTTCTGGTGGCAGTTCAGACAGGTTGTCGCATCGACGTAGTTCATGCTCCCGTGCTGGGCAATCAGCCCGAGCGGAGCAAGCAACAGAAGGCCACTGGCTATCCGTAACAACATTTGGGGGGTACTTTTCATCTTATTTATTTCGTTTGTGGTTAATTCTTCCGGATTTGCCTGATCGAATCCTTCGACAACCCCGGCTTGGTTACACAACGAATATTTCCCCTGATTCCTAAATTCAAGGCTACTTTGGATGTCTGAACATGTATTAAAGTATTCGATAGATGTGATAATTATGGCTGATAATTACTTAAGTTTTTACTTAAATGATTTTCATTTTATTTATTTTTAAAGTGAAAAGACAAAATCTACCGCACAAGATCACCAAATTCCAAAGGACATAGGACAAGGAATGCGGAGGGATTTAATTGTCAGGCCGCCCGTTCCGGTGCGCGAATAATTGCGCCGGGAATCGCCAAAAGGAGAGCGG
Encoded proteins:
- the prfB gene encoding peptide chain release factor 2 (programmed frameshift), which translates into the protein MVIDSEIRNQLEEITRRAGHLWRYLDVPKQEEKIASLEEKMAQQDFWDHQEAANKVVTEVSHTKARIQPIKKFHERIDDVKTLVELVEDADDEDGQEYFKEIVESVGKMVKDLDALEIQSFLGGKMDRNNAILSINAGAGGTESCDWADMLYRMYVRWAERSGYTVETDDLSPGEEAGISHATIRIIGANAYGYAKAERGVHRLVRISPFDSNARRHTSFCAVDVIAELDDDIDVEIKDEDLRVDTYRASGKGGQHVNKTDSAVRMTHLPTNIVVQCQNERSQLKNRATALKMLKSRLYEKYEDEKRAEMEKFYGAKGEIGWGNQIRSYVFQPYQMVKDLRTGVDTSNIQQVMDGDLDRFIHAWLRAGCPTSRNKDIKIED
- a CDS encoding SdiA-regulated domain-containing protein; amino-acid sequence: MMFRIHFLLCLGVCFFTGCRPFGKATTGSIIPDLELVSVYPVESPTLLEPSGMTLHDGRLYAVADKVNNQIFRVELEGNVARLVPHIQFSPPDRRTMDWEGITSDPGGSFYLISEERGRLLRVTADGTAVWITPDLRNKGRSLGLFAKSNAGFEGVAWLGPNHWIGAAEREKRGLVEWSGLDSSLEIEAQLHMESPYKGALPLMRLPDFSGLHADNSNLYALFRNAHLVVQLEKRDGVWEETAAWGFENIETDPRWAYRSQTYGQAEGLVVDGSDVFLILDNNRGGKQSDPADRRPLLIHARIPDGH
- the ald gene encoding alanine dehydrogenase, translating into MKVGVVKEVKADENRVALTPAGVEAFCDRGHSILVEAGAGEGSGFSNEEYAEAGAAILGSAGEVWSTAEMVLKVKEPQMSEFGHIRENQIVFTYFHFAASEELTRAIIETKCIAIAYETIVDNKGQLPLLTPMSEVAGRMAVQQGAKYLEKAHGGRGILLGGVPGVPPATVVVLGAGVVGMNATKMAAGLGSLVYVLDVNLERLRYYSDVMPSNVITMMSNKANLRKTLADADLVVSSVLIPGGKAPKLITKETLKIMKPGAVIVDVAIDQGGSTETSRPTTHRDPIYTVDGIVHYCVTNMPGAMPMTSTMALTNATIRYALELADKGFAAAIRQHKSIAMGANIVRGTITHHGVAEAFGLPYEPVYEVLKG
- a CDS encoding tetrathionate reductase family octaheme c-type cytochrome, translated to MKSTPQMLLRIASGLLLLAPLGLIAQHGSMNYVDATTCLNCHQNFHPNLQSDVMNSLHWTWEKTDSATGQVVGKKNVINNYCIAVASNEPRCTSCHIGVGYADNTFDFDDPSKIDCLVCHDQTGTYKKVPTGAGAPDPGVDLTAVARSVDLPDRNNCGICHFYGGGGEGVKHGSMDSSLLNPSRELDVHMSADGGNMVCSDCHAPDEDNPHDIVGSRYSQAAPDNMMCKNCHEAEGPVHANGFLNTHADTVACQTCHIPAYARGGKATKMYWDWTTAGQKNPDGSQIVTRDADGNVIYDTKKGSFIWKENVIPETKWFNGTVTYTLLDDQLPAGRVTINKLGGDINDDNAYIFPVKRFVGRQPYDAGANTFAVPNLFPNNAEDTTAYWKAFDWDAALTSGMDYVGRTFVGPVGIVDTEMFWIQNHMVAPKEMALTCTDCHTWGSRINFYELGFENAQALQTSMQSDPWVNTGDWMGWINVDADPWIWVMDIGKYIYMPGGAISSDGGWAYAPK